Proteins encoded by one window of Thunnus thynnus chromosome 3, fThuThy2.1, whole genome shotgun sequence:
- the ank2a gene encoding ankyrin-2 isoform X1 yields the protein MSDIKMSVILTAEQMDYLINEEIAGARGFEEKETFATVEQRQRRVKERLEKVGEIQRDGINNSRQEVQKHGAKKETWAHCEAQSVEMRNLLIEEPVLQEICIERKNSSRPAPEVRDMTGMISHLSTDMEQYMEQRPVVMSGSPEDLVQDKFEQVIVKHGGKRHPPDIKKPIRKKLRDRERSGCSSSEGELERMSSEESLDGDVVLKESGLVPTPIMDPPASPLVVETPIGSIKDRVKALQNKVEEEEVQKNTQALIPQAKSTVATKNMEADMPELPRVPKSPHSPRSQTERLEEMMSVKELMKAFQTGQDPSKSRSGLFEHKAVASSYISTLMSESAGSEEIQGIEQSPTKEPKPQTQAESLTISHPQSDVKKCDKTDLGDQPVSFIGGNSEESQLISDSAYVGKTVEFAATIQHDDGSVSPDREVLELSDKETLSVKDLMKAFQPGQDPSKSEAGSFEHEAMASCISTSISKSADSEKIQRIVQSPMQEPKPQTQAESLTVFHHQSDVKKCDKTDVGDQPVSFIGDNSEESQLISDRAYVGKTVKFAATIQRDDGAISPDREALELSDKETMSVKELTKAFQTGQDPSKSKAGLFEHKSISSRISTLISESVGREKIQRTDQKPTQETKLQIQNLPICHPQSDVNTCGNLDLEAQTVSLQRDNSEEPQLISDIAYFGETVKTANTIPCNDGRVSPQGEDLSGKNLGRMQLEEPVINTGRSLSEDIQISPDRRPSEDFSADIKAELEESPEYQLFKQTSTAADVNYHLEAHKEATLVDDSDTNPASVSSPSMISYFREDNSLIENQMKDDDPSPESSKHEGMAESSDTSNSRTPHSSSGESENYEGLAVTHQMNNEMLTSLCQKEEITTIDCGNKLFFTQTDNEVTEVKIEEPQLQEVYIERKTSSQASTAEKDMSGMLSLMNTDLDQYLKARPVASQPPQEGIAQEKFEEIILTKEKDKEILTFVTDENKGAIVGGTTQEMLFLTQTDNEVTEVKIEEPQLQEVYIERKTSSQASTAEKDMSGMLSLMNTDLDQYLKARPVASQPPQEGIAQEKFEEIILTKEKDKEILTFVTDENKGAIVGGTTQEMLFLTQTDNEDTEVKTEEPRLQEVYIERKTSSQASTTVKDMSGMLSLMNTDLDQYLKARPVASQPPQEGIAQEKFEEIILTKEKDKEILTFVTDENKGAIAGGTTQEMLFLTQTDNEDTEVKTEEPRLQEVYIERKTSSQASTTVKDMSGMLSLMNTDLDQYLKARPVASQPPQEGIAQEKFEEIILTKEKDKEILTFVTDENKGAIAGGTTQEMLFLTQTDNEDTEVKTEEPRLQEVYIERKTSSQASTTVKDMSGMLSLMNTDLDQYLKARPVASQPPQEGIAQEKFEEIILTKEKDKEILTFVTDENKGAIVGGTTQEMLFLTQTDDEETEVKTEEPQLQEVYIERRTSSQTCTAVKDMSGMLSLMSTDLDHYLKARPVECQPPQEGIVQEKFEQIILMKEKDKKILTFVTDENKGATVGDTTRETDHAKTEENSFTLGAEAESEYEEAKASKDVKDTSGMLVINQGLDQFLEARSLASRPVEEDNVQEQFEQNIATRDKNEEKENKGPTVDDTTQEIDCARVKHKVMRGGEEVPSELRETQATLTEEPPMKEEWVEKTTSCQPSTKIRDMSGMLSLLNSDLDQYIMDRPVINQTQEEDIIEEKFEQVILTKIRKSSSEEQMVTICEKTQIVACTDVEDKIGGGTFEQMQTDVVEVKELTLSSVLETPFQEVYVNRKTHHQSTTEKNMSGMLSLLSSDLDQYLKEKPEAIQRQPEEDLVHESYHQVILTSNHLEDEISGEVNEHMQTDVIGVKALPSDSVLEMPFKEVCIERKTQQRQSTTERDMSGMLSLLSSDLDEYLKEKPVGIQCHPEEEVVHESYKQLILTKDTRRETPTFSPECKMMLPEDTILNTTDISEKEALESGWQTCSHEDEGPKSFSSEEVVTKTSPSTASHFNDFIEGTVDITKSCATMDDYEHDHKDVNVVAANAVLKTHDFLQLPYSLNTPQRPADLENLNSVIFDDPAKQPFHRDSLEASPLMEDRSSKKSPDSIEPSPTRESPCPDSLEGSPTQSKDTEYKMPAKTAVYEDYASQLQACFTYDKNIYRDEKEHDEHESNKIIQMESESTKDIYSYSAKTGTDGNMCSDPKICDGENFHQLIRQDSLDSLDKDDSEDDTNNKQFTPEEEMFKMAAKIKTFEEMEQEAKMKRDISSDATALSKIGDHQDDEVDLTFAPAVQFSSQDTLEKKSEKHATESTHTLSGATDISSSIKEKVEIQSQLTSIQTVDSSLCSPASHREEPYPESEESLQLTEEREIEIQKDKDTVESDFFCSLVNDTHFSSNVTDEHHPEDYKEVKPPLTKSSSFASEPQATACAKELKYVIPGWEDENDVAFNVKPEEQINLCLAEDKKTPDKTPVQTPGDEKTPDPFNFQEGKLFEMTRGGAIDMTRSFDEEREGYAFFHIGEHPVDEVMLEETGEDQTKSSTLENSDSIADTTVQEIPTSFFTQSASDKIPTPEPRTLATPSSDKSENEKTLSKDDLGSSIEVQLGSPTASERLTNIQGEVGGLESLGLGYLDSTIADLQSDPITVAHSVHSKQSNDSSDSSPDDDDDDDDDDDDDDEEEEEEEDEDQCSVIEMSFSAAQAGIPMHYYQDSPSPLAIKPGSVTKEASHFKSEITMKDSQISELDMIDTTLDRRTRSETDGDTSKTSNKVSRSYSDSTQPSNKSNLSPSKLPVLMKKKLLAHTISSTSTQMKEIKLSKTTETSVTSSLDTDDISSASHRSLDSVIFTYNIPASHSSDCDGNPLTSVQPSSGTENVFESRPAWDDTVETQMQRIIDDQTPVCTPVDWQDDADRKEETLAIIADLLGFSWTELARELEFSEDDIQLVRTENPNSLQEQSHALLQRWVEREGKHATGPWCFEDCLIKRLTKINRMDIVHLIETQMNKSLQEQTSRTYAEIEKTLDHSEVSVALSSVQEDADSPRVVRRVESDRRPPPAVSEEDLSVASLLDIPSWAEPVGHTHSESMHGDLLEELEIPHELNPNLWTSEDVITQEPTSYDNLDEQADEIPDLPTQSVMEEKYKDENGHIVVKKVTHKIIRKCVSADGAEHEEVLLDGASQGSIGMEERDGYSKVVKRTVVKSEGDHTEVTFTECEGFSASRQETAEGCKVSQVERTTVVDGERTMIHQGDPSLASDLPSAQEDFKQALGYISGFTGSELPHVLERETVKEDGTVVRRAHMRKGHTLRRTVVRGAGQRKQVILERVDSPRKGSKPRDLQQHLHQLFHHYCKEEKEDNDDEEEEEEEEKE from the exons ATGTCGGAcatcaaaatgtctgttatttTGACTGCAGAGCAAATGGATTACTTAATTAATGAAGAGATAGCTGGAGCTAGAGGGTTTGAAGAAAAAGAGACTTTTGCCACTGTGGAACAGAGGCAAAGGAGAGTTAAAGAGAGGCTGGAAAAGGTTGGAGAGATTCAAAGAGATGGGATAAACAATAGTAGGCAGGAAGTACAAAAACATGGtgctaaaaaagaaacatgggCACACTGTGAGGCACAATCTGTTGAAATGAGGAATCTCCTTATTGAAGAACCAGTCTTACAGGAGATTTGCATTGAGAGGAAGAATTCAAGTAGACCTGCCCCAGAAGTCAGAGACATGACAGGCATGATCTCACACCTGAGCACAGACATGGAGCAGTACATGGAACAGAGACCTGTTGTGATGAGTGGTTCTCCAGAAGACCTTGTCCAAGATAAATTTGAACAGGTTATTGTAAAGCATGGTGGCAAAAGGCATCCCCCAGATATCAAGAAACCTATTAGGAAGAAACTTAGAGACAGAGAGCGTTCTGGATGCAGTAGCTCTGAGGGAGAGCTGGAAAGGATGAGCTCTGAGGAGTCTTTAGATGGTGATGTTGTTCTTAAGGAGAGTGGCCTTGTGCCCACCCCAATTATGGATCCTCCAGCTTCTCCTCTCGTGGTTGAGACACCTATAGGATCTATAAAGGACAGAGTTAAAGCTTTACAGAATAAAGtcgaagaggaggaggtgcaaAAAAATACTCAGGCACTAATTCCTCAGGCAAAATCAACTGTCGCCACAAAGAACATGGAGGCAGACATGCCAGAGCTTCCCAGAGTTCCCAAGTCCCCCCATTCCCCCAGATCTCAGACAGAAAGATTAGAGGAGATGATGTCTGTTAAGGAGCTGATGAAAGCATTCCAGACTGGTCAGGACCCTTCAAAAAGTAGATCTGGGCTTTTTGAGCACAAAGCAGTGGCTTCTTCTTATATTTCAACTTTGATGTCTGAATCAGCAGGTTCCGAAGAGATACAGGGGATTGAACAAAGTCCTACAAAAGAGCCAAAACCACAAACCCAGGCTGAGAGCCTCACAATTTCCCATCCACAGAGTGATGTCaagaaatgtgacaaaacagaTTTAGGGGATCAACCAGTAAGCTTCATTGGAGGTAACTCTGAGGAATCACAGTTAATTTCAGATAGTGCTTATGTTGGAAAGACAGTAGAATTTGCTGCTACAATTCAACATGATGATGGAAGCGTTAGCCCAGACAGAGAGGTGCTAGAGTTGTCAGATAAGGAGACGTTATCTGTTAAGGACCTGATGAAAGCATTTCAGCCTGGACAGGATCCCTCAAAAAGTGAAGCAGGATCTTTTGAACACGAAGCCATGGCTTCTTGTATTTCAACATCGATATCCAAATCAGCAGATTCCGAAAAGATACAAAGGATTGTACAAAGTCCTATGCAGGAGCCAAAACCACAAACCCAGGCTGAGAGCCTGACAGTTTTCCATCATCAGAGTGATGTCaagaaatgtgacaaaacagaTGTAGGGGATCAACCAGTAAGCTTCATTGGAGATAACTCTGAGGAATCACAGTTAATTTCAGATAGAGCTTACGTTGGAAAGACAGTAAAATTTGCTGCTACAATTCAACGTGATGATGGAGCCATTAGCCCAGACAGAGAAGCGCTAGAGTTGTCAGATAAGGAGACAATGTCTGTTAAGGAGCTGACGAAAGCATTCCAGACTGGGCAGGACCCTTCGAAAAGTAAAGCTGGGCTTTTTGAACACAAATCAATTTCTTCTCGTATTTCAACACTGATATCTGAATCGGTAGGTCGTGAAAAGATACAGAGGACTGACCAGAAGCCCACACAGGAAACAAAATTGCAAATACAGAATCTCCCAATTTGCCACCCACAGAGTGATGTCAACACTTGTGGGAATTTAGATTTAGAGGCTCAAACAGTAAGCTTACAGAGAGATAACTCTGAGGAACCACAGCTAATTTCAGACATTGCTTATTTTGGAGAGACAGTAAAAACTGCTAATACAATTCCATGTAACGATGGAAGGGTTAGCCCTCAGGGAGAGGATTTGTCAGGCAAGAACCTAGGCAGGATGCAGTTAGAAGAACCAGTCATAAACACTGGTAGGAGTTTATCTGAAGACATACAGATCAGCCCTGACCGCAGACCTTCTGAGGACTTCAGTGCTGACATAAAGGCTGAGCTGGAAGAAAGTCCTGAGTACCAGCTGTTCAAGCAGACATCAACAGCAGCTGATGTGAACTATCATCTGGAGGCACATAAGGAAGCGACCTTGGTTGATGATTCTGATACAAATCCAGCATCCGTGTCCAGTCCCTCTATGATAAGTTATTTTAGGGAAGATAATTCTCTTATTGAGAATCAAATGAAAGATGATGATCCAAGTCCTGAAAGTTCCAAGCATGAAGGTATGGCTGAATCCTCAGACACTAGTAACAGTAGGACTCCTCATTCCAGCTCAGGGGAGAGCGAGAATTATGAAGGACTCGCAGTGACCCatcaaatgaacaatgaaatgcTTACTTCTTTAtgtcaaaaagaagaaattacaACAATTGATTGTGGAAACAAACTATTCTTTACACAAACTGACAATGAAGTGACAGAGGTCAAAATTGAGGAGCCACAACTTCAAGAAGTCTACATTGAGAGGAAAACATCTAGCCAGGCatccacagcagaaaaagaTATGTCAGGGATGTTGTCCTTAATGAACACTGACTTAGATCAGTATCTGAAAGCTAGGCCTGTGGCAAGTCAGCCACCGCAAGAGGGTATTGCTCAGgagaaatttgaagaaattattttaacaaaggaaaaagataaagaaattcTCACATTTGTCACTGATGAAAATAAAGGAGCGATAGTGGGTGGCACAACACAAGAAATGCTATTCTTAACACAAACTGACAATGAAGTGACAGAGGTCAAAATTGAGGAGCCACAACTTCAAGAAGTCTACATTGAGAGGAAAACATCTAGCCAGGCatccacagcagaaaaagaTATGTCAGGGATGTTGTCCTTAATGAACACTGACTTAGATCAGTATCTGAAAGCTAGGCCTGTGGCAAGTCAGCCACCGCAAGAGGGTATTGCTCAGgagaaatttgaagaaattattttaacaaaggaaaaagataaagaaattcTCACATTTGTCACTGATGAAAATAAAGGAGCGATAGTGGGTGGCACAACACAAGAAATGCTATTCTTAACACAAACTGACAATGAAGACACAGAGGTCAAAACCGAGGAGCCACGACTTCAAGAAGTCTACATTGAGAGGAAAACATCTAGCCAGGCATCCACAACAGTAAAAGATATGTCAGGGATGTTGTCCTTAATGAACACTGACTTAGATCAGTATCTGAAAGCTAGGCCTGTGGCAAGTCAGCCACCGCAAGAGGGTATTGCTCAGgagaaatttgaagaaattattttaacaaaggaaaaagataaagaaattcTCACATTTGTCACTGATGAAAATAAAGGAGCGATAGCGGGTGGCACAACACAAGAAATGCTATTCTTAACACAAACTGACAATGAAGACACAGAGGTCAAAACCGAGGAGCCACGACTTCAAGAAGTCTACATTGAGAGGAAAACATCTAGCCAGGCATCCACAACAGTAAAAGATATGTCAGGGATGTTGTCCTTAATGAACACTGACTTAGATCAGTATCTGAAAGCTAGGCCTGTGGCAAGTCAGCCACCGCAAGAGGGTATTGCTCAGgagaaatttgaagaaattattttaacaaaggaaaaagataaagaaattcTCACATTTGTCACTGATGAAAATAAAGGAGCGATAGCGGGTGGCACAACACAAGAAATGCTATTCTTAACACAAACTGACAATGAAGACACAGAGGTCAAAACCGAGGAGCCACGACTTCAAGAAGTCTACATTGAGAGGAAAACATCTAGCCAGGCATCCACAACAGTAAAAGATATGTCAGGGATGTTGTCCTTAATGAACACTGACTTAGATCAGTATCTGAAAGCTAGGCCTGTGGCAAGTCAGCCACCGCAAGAGGGTATTGCTCAGgagaaatttgaagaaattattttaacaaaggaaaaagataaagaaattcTCACATTTGTCACTGATGAAAATAAAGGAGCGATAGTGGGTGGCACCACACAAGAAATGCTATTCTTAACACAAACTGACGATGAAGAAACAGAAGTCAAAACCGAGGAGCCACAACTTCAAGAAGTCTACATTGAGAGGAGAACATCTAGCCAGACATGCACAGCAGTAAAAGATATGTCAGGGATGTTGTCCTTAATGAGCACTGACTTGGATCACTATTTAAAAGCTAGGCCTGTGGAATGTCAGCCACCACAAGAGGGCATTGTTCAGGAGAAATTTgaacaaattattttaatgaaggaaaaagataaaaaaatactcacatttgtCACTGATGAAAATAAAGGAGCAACAGTGGGTGACACAACACGCGAAACAGATCATGCAAAGACCGAAGAGAATTCATTTACATTGGGAGCTGAAGCAGAGAGTGAATATGAAGAAGCCAAGGCATCCAAAGATGTAAAAGATACATCAGGGATGCTAGTCATTAATCAGGGCTTGGACCAGTTTCTAGAGGCTAGGTCTTTGGCTAGTCGACCAGTGGAAGAGGATAATGTGCAGGAGCAATTTGaacaaaatattgcaacaagggataaaaatgaagaaaaggagAATAAAGGACCAACAGTAGATGACACAACACAAGAAATAGATTGTGCTAGAGTGAAACATAAGGTCATGAGAGGAGGTGAAGAGGTGCCAAGTGAATTAAGGGAAACCCAAGCAACCTTGACTGAAGAACCCCCAATGAAGGAAGAGTGGGTAGAGAAAACAACTTCATGTCAGCCTTCGACAAAAATAAGGGATATGTCAGGCATGCTATCATTGCTGAATAGTGACTTGGACCAGTACATCATGGACAGGCCAGTGATTAATCAGACTCAAGAAGAGGACATTATTGAGGAGAAATTTGAACAAGTTATTCTCACCAAAATCCGAAAATCCTCTAGTGAGGAGCAAATGGTTACAAtatgtgaaaaaacacaaatagtaGCTTGTACTGATGTGGAGGACAAGATAGGTGGAGGAACATTTGAACAGATGCAGACTGATGTCGTTGAAGTCAAAGAACTGACACTAAGTTCTGTATTGGAGACACCATTCCAAGAAGTTTACGTCAATAGAAAGACACACCACCAGTCTACAACTGAGAAGAATATGTCTGGCATGTTATCACTTCTCAGCAGTGACTTAGATCAATATCTCAAGGAAAAGCCAGAGGCAATACAACGCCAACCGGAAGAGGATCTAGTCCATGAGAGCTACCATCAAGTTATACTGACAAGCAATCATTTGGAGGATGAGATAAGTGGAGAGGTAAATGAACACATGCAGACTGATGTAATTGGAGTCAAAGCATTGCCATCAGATTCTGTTTTGGAGATGCCATTCAAAGAAGTCTGCATCGAGAGAAAGACACAGCAACGACAGTCTACAACTGAGCGGGATATGTCAGGCATGTTGTCACTGCTCAGTAGTGACTTAGATgaatatttaaaggaaaaaccagtgGGGATACAATGCCACCCTGAAGAGGAGGTAGTCCATGAGAGCTACAAACAACTTATCCTGACAAAAGACACTAGGCGAGAAACTCCTACATTCTCCCCTGAATGTAAGATGATGTTACCAGAGGATACAATTTTAAACACTACAGACATCAGTGAAAAAGAAGCTTTGGAAAGTGGGTGGCAGACATGTTCCCATGAAGATGAAGGTCCTAAGAGTTTCTCATCTGAGGAGGTTGTGACTAAAACTTCACCAAGTACAGCAtcacattttaatgactttattGAAGGGACAGTTGACATTACAAAGTCATGTGCAACAATGGATGACTATGAGCATGATCATAAAGATGTCAATGTTGTTGCTGCTAATGCAGTTCTCAAAACACATGATTTTTTGCAACTACCATATAGTTTGAACACACCACAACGACCGGCTGATTTGGAGAACTTAAACAGTGTGATTTTTGATGACCCAGCTAAACAGCCTTTCCACCGAGATTCACTAGAGGCAAGTCCTCTTATGGAGGATAGATCTTCAAAGAAATCACCTGATTCAATTGAGCCAAGCCCTACCAGAGAATCCCCTTGTCCAGACTCTCTTGAGGGAAGTCCCACTCAATCAAAGGACACAGAATATAAGATGCCAGCCAAGACAGCTGTGTATGAGGACTATGCCTCCCAGCTCCAAGCATGTTTTACttatgacaaaaatatttacaggGATGAAAAAGAGCATGATGAGCATGAAAGCAATAAGATCATCCAAATGGAAAGTGAAAGTACGAAAGACATATATTCCTACTCAGCAAAGACAGGAACTGATGGCAACATGTGCTCTGACCCCAAAATATGTGACGGTGAAAATTTTCACCAGCTCATAAGGCAAGACTCTCTAGACTCTCTTGACAAAGATGATAGTGAGGATGATACCAACAATAAACAATTTACCCCAGAAGAGGAGATGTTTAAAATGGCTGCAAAGATCAAAACATTTGAGGAGATGGAACAGGAGGCTAAAATGAAGAGAGACATATCCTCAGATGCCACTGCACTATCAAAAATAGGTGATCACCAAGATGATGAGGTAGATCTAACATTTGCCCCAGCCGTACAGTTTTCCTCACAAGATACACTagagaaaaaatctgaaaaacatgCGACAGAAAGCACTCACACACTTAGTGGGGCAACAGATATTAGTTCAAGCATTAAGGAGAAGGTAGAAATTCAGTCACAACTAACATCAATTCAAACAGTTGACAGTTCATTGTGTTCACCTGCAAGTCACAGAGAGGAACCTTATCCAGAGAGTGAGGAGTCTCTACAACtcacagaggaaagagaaattGAAATACAGAAAGATAAAGACACTGTAGAGAGtgactttttttgttctttagtCAATGACACACACTTTTCCAGCAATGTTACAGATGAGCACCATCCAGAGGATTACAAAGAAGTTAAACCACCACTGACAAAGAGTTCAAGTTTTGCCAGTGAACCTCAGGCTACGGCGTGTGCTAAAGAGCTAAAGTATGTTATCCCAGGATGGGAGGATGAGAATGATGTAGCCTTCAATGTTAAGCCTGAGGAACAGATTAATCTTTGTCTTgcagaagacaaaaaaacacctgaTAAAACACCTGTTCAAACACCAGGTGATGAGAAAACCCCTGATCCATTTAATTTTCAAGAGGGGAAATTATTTGAAATGACCAGAGGAGGTGCCATTGATATGACAAGAAGCTTTGATGAAGAACGGGAAGGATATGCATTTTTTCATATAGGAGAACATCCAGTTGATGAAGTTATGCTAGAGGAGACAGGGGAAGATCAAACAAAGTCTTCAACTTTAGAGAATAGTGATTCAATTGCAGATACAACCGTCCAAGAGATCCCAACATCATTTTTTACTCAGAGTGCCAGTGACAAAATTCCTACTCCCGAACCCAGAACTCTCGCCACACCCTCAAGTGACAAGTCAGAGAATGAGAAGACACTTTCTAAAGATGATCTGGGCAGCTCCATAGAGGTCCAGCTTGGTTCTCCCACTGCTTCGGAAAGACTCACCAATATTCAAGGTGAAGTTGGAGGCCTTGAAAGCCTTGGTCTAGGTTATCTAGATTCTACCATAGCTGACCTTCAATCAGACCCAATCACAGTTGCCCATTCAGTGCACTCAAAGCAGAGCAATGATTCCTCAGACTCCTctcctgatgatgatgatgatgatgatgatgatgatgatgatgatgatgaggaggaggaggaggaggaagatgaagaccAGTGCTCAGTAATAGAGATGTCCTTTTCAGCTGCACAGGCTGGCATCCCAATGCACTACTATCAGGATTCACCTTCACCTTTGGCAATCAAACCAGGCAGCGTAACAAAAGAGGCTAGCCATTTCAAATCAGAAATAACCATGAAAGACTCACAAATATCTGAGCTTGATATGATAGACACAACCTTGGATCGCAGGACTAGATCTGAGACTGATGGTGACACAAGTAAAACCTCTAATAAAGTCAGCAGGAGTTATTCTGACAGTACTCAACCTAGTAATAAATCCAACCTTTCCCCCTCCAAACTTCCTGTCTTGATGAAGAAGAAACTTCTAGCTCATACAATCTCCTCGACCTCCACCCAAATGAAAGAAATCAAATTATCTAAGACTACAGAAACATCTGTTACGTCTTCATTGGATACTGATGATATAAGCAGTGCTAGTCACAGGAGTCTAGATTCTGTTATCTTCACATACAACATCCCAGCCTCACACAGTTCTGATTGTGATGGCAATCCTTTGACGAGTGTGCAACCATCTTCTGGTACAGAGAATGTATTTGAATCCAGGCCTGCCTGGGATGACACAGTGGAAACTCAGATGCAGAGAATCATCGATGACCAAACTCCAGTATGTACGCCAG TGGATTGGCAGGATGATGCTGACAGGAAAGAGGAGACATTAGCTATCATTGCAGACCTTCTTGGGTTCAGCTGGACTG AGCTGGCAAGGGAACTGGAATTCAGTGAGGATGACATCCAATTAGTGAGAACAGAGAATCCCAATTCACTCCAAGAGCAGAGCCATGCCTTGCTGCAGCGTTGGGTTGAGCGGGAGGGCAAACATGCCACAGGTCCATGGTGTTTTG AGGACTGTCTGATTAAGAGACTGACCAAGATCAACCGCATGGATATCGTCCATCTTATTGAAACCCAGATGAACAAGTCACTTCAAGAGCAAACATCTAGAACTTATGCAGAGATAGAGAAGACACTGGATCACAGTGAAG tgtCAGTAGCCCTATCTTCAGTGCAAGAGGATGCAGACAGCCCCAGAGTCGTAAGAAGGGTGGAGTCAGACCGCAGACCGCCCCCAGCTGTTTCTGAAGAGGACCTCTCAGTTGCTTCCCTACTGGATATTCCTTCCTGGGCAGAGCCTGTTGGACACACCCATTCTGAGAGCATGCATGGTGACCTGTTGGAGGAGCTTGAGATCCCACA TGAATTGAACCCTAATCTGTGGACCTCGGAGGATGTAATTACACAAGAACCTACAAGTTATGACAACTTGGATGAGCAA